Proteins co-encoded in one Helicoverpa zea isolate HzStark_Cry1AcR chromosome 18, ilHelZeax1.1, whole genome shotgun sequence genomic window:
- the LOC124639170 gene encoding uncharacterized protein LOC124639170 isoform X2: MRETGLTAHQLTQNHILRIDEAKTMELVELYKEEECLWNSTLDDYPNKAKRAKAASKIAQILNIPNFEGRHVMMKFKNLRNSYSQELKKIKQSIDELGADSPDVYRPKVQWFGLMDSFIRPHLQAARLPTMLIEEDESWVGQQLDQVEANYSQSEYMSEGEDHSSQGRAKRPRRSKSPADSCNQNQIFLPMQAAPGSAGRSDDTFDNFGRYIASLLRGLPAQEALRVQPKIVSMVVSLAVQRPRDALGKEDTSDSG; encoded by the exons ATGCGTGAGACCGGCTTGACCGCGCACCAGCTAACGCAGAACCACATACTGCGCATCGATGAAGCTAAAACTATGGAGCTAGTAGAACTGTATAAAGAGGAAGAATGCTTGTGGAACTCCACGTTAGATGACTATCCCAACAAAGCTAAAAGAGCGAAGGCCGCGAGCAAAATCGCACAAATACTCAACATACCTAATTTCGAAGGCAGACATGTCATGATGAAGTTCAAAAATCTACGAAATTCTTACTCTCAAGAACTGAAGAAGATAAAGCAAAGCATAGACGAGCTTGGAGCAGACTCACCTGATGTGTATCGACCGAAGGTACAATGGTTTGGTCTGATGGACTCGTTCATACGACCACATCTACAGGCGGCACGGCTCCCCACTATGCTT ATAGAGGAAGACGAGTCGTGGGTGGGGCAGCAGCTGGACCAGGTGGAGGCCAACTACTCGCAGTCGGAGTACATGAGCGAGGGCGAGGACCACTCCAGCCAGGGTCGGGCGAAGCGCCCGAGGCGGTCCAAGAGTCCGGCTGACAGTTGTAATCAGAATCAGATATTTCTGCCGATGCAGGCGGCTCCTGGCAGCGCTGGTAGGAGTGACGATACGTTCGATAACTTCGGGAGGTATATAGCGTCGCTGCTGCGAGGGCTGCCTGCGCAGGAGGCGCTGCGGGTGCAGCCGAAGATCGTGAGCATGGTCGTGTCGCTGGCGGTGCAGCGGCCGCGGGATGCGCTGGGGAAGGAGGACACCAGCGACTCCGGCTGA
- the LOC124639170 gene encoding uncharacterized protein LOC124639170 isoform X1 encodes MRETGLTAHQLTQNHILRIDEAKTMELVELYKEEECLWNSTLDDYPNKAKRAKAASKIAQILNIPNFEGRHVMMKFKNLRNSYSQELKKIKQSIDELGADSPDVYRPKVQWFGLMDSFIRPHLQAARLPTMLQCKRAREKEMEPKVKLEIFQIEEDESWVGQQLDQVEANYSQSEYMSEGEDHSSQGRAKRPRRSKSPADSCNQNQIFLPMQAAPGSAGRSDDTFDNFGRYIASLLRGLPAQEALRVQPKIVSMVVSLAVQRPRDALGKEDTSDSG; translated from the exons ATGCGTGAGACCGGCTTGACCGCGCACCAGCTAACGCAGAACCACATACTGCGCATCGATGAAGCTAAAACTATGGAGCTAGTAGAACTGTATAAAGAGGAAGAATGCTTGTGGAACTCCACGTTAGATGACTATCCCAACAAAGCTAAAAGAGCGAAGGCCGCGAGCAAAATCGCACAAATACTCAACATACCTAATTTCGAAGGCAGACATGTCATGATGAAGTTCAAAAATCTACGAAATTCTTACTCTCAAGAACTGAAGAAGATAAAGCAAAGCATAGACGAGCTTGGAGCAGACTCACCTGATGTGTATCGACCGAAGGTACAATGGTTTGGTCTGATGGACTCGTTCATACGACCACATCTACAGGCGGCACGGCTCCCCACTATGCTT CAATGCAAACGAGCGAGAGAAAAAGAAATGGAGCCCAAAGTGAAGTTGGAAATCTTTCAGATAGAGGAAGACGAGTCGTGGGTGGGGCAGCAGCTGGACCAGGTGGAGGCCAACTACTCGCAGTCGGAGTACATGAGCGAGGGCGAGGACCACTCCAGCCAGGGTCGGGCGAAGCGCCCGAGGCGGTCCAAGAGTCCGGCTGACAGTTGTAATCAGAATCAGATATTTCTGCCGATGCAGGCGGCTCCTGGCAGCGCTGGTAGGAGTGACGATACGTTCGATAACTTCGGGAGGTATATAGCGTCGCTGCTGCGAGGGCTGCCTGCGCAGGAGGCGCTGCGGGTGCAGCCGAAGATCGTGAGCATGGTCGTGTCGCTGGCGGTGCAGCGGCCGCGGGATGCGCTGGGGAAGGAGGACACCAGCGACTCCGGCTGA
- the LOC124638879 gene encoding protein charybde-like: MEILPVTNQFVGFNSEKAWNGPTWREAPVPVPTEAALAQRLERELRAAKGASELATAEVLVPAELLARASRQTLALAEGEPCGSRGAAVIVDVAGRRLAAFKIDPNTLTTHEIHLHLEHDATNWTSLLPQFLKNLTRGGTIIISPQFTIEKKKLFRSQAE, encoded by the exons ATGGAGATCCTGCCGGTCACGAATCAGTTTGTCGGATTCAATAGCGAAAAAG CTTGGAATGGACCAACATGGCGGGAAGCGCCGGTGCCGGTGCCGACGGAAGCGGCGCTGGCTCAGAGGCTCGAGAGAGAGCTTCGCGCGGCCAAGGGAGCCAGCGAGCTAGCCACGGCCGAGGTGCTGGTGCCGGCGGAGCTGCTGGCGCGAGCCTCGCGGCAGACGCTGGCGCTGGCCGAGGGCGAGCCCTGCGGCTCCCGGGGGGCCGCCGTCATAGTCGACGTCGCGGGGAGAAGACTAGCAGCTTTCAAAATAGACCCCAACACATTAACCACACACGAGATACATCTACATCTGGAACACGATGCGACGAACTGGACTAGCCTGTTGCCGCAATTCTTAAA AAACTTAACGCGAGGCGgcaccatcatcatcagtccCCAGTTCACGATAGAAAAGAAGAAATTGTTCAGGAGCCAGGCAGAGTGA